One part of the Candidatus Poribacteria bacterium genome encodes these proteins:
- a CDS encoding type II toxin-antitoxin system HicA family toxin, translating to MKRRQLIKHLRDHGCELLREGGKHSRWWNPVLGTRTSVPRHTEINNITAQKICKELGIPRL from the coding sequence ATGAAACGTAGACAGTTGATTAAGCATCTTAGAGACCACGGCTGCGAGCTTCTTCGAGAAGGTGGAAAACATTCGCGGTGGTGGAATCCGGTGCTGGGCACTCGCACCTCGGTGCCGAGACACACCGAGATCAATAATATTACTGCCCAGAAAATCTGCAAGGAATTAGGAATCCCTCGTCTATGA
- a CDS encoding trypsin-like peptidase domain-containing protein has protein sequence MIHSCYRYSCIALLSLIASILVGVFCHRAYSAEFSRTTAQDAVTASRRTAIVTAVENASPAVANISAVREQRTSSDDWFWGEIPITRPRSLREVGSGVIVDKKGYILTNHHVIEDADSITVTLSDGREFAAQVVGYDYLSDLALLEINTENVSLPEIEWGDSESLLIGEWVVAIGNPFGLSTGNAQPTVTVGIVSATQRALTVDNRYHEDLIQTDASINPGNSGGALVNIYGQLIGINTVIRSTSGGSQGVGFAIPVNKARRVLKQITEYGSVIPPDLSVEAQPITEGLAEKLSISRNTGVLVSEIEKRGPVADAGIKRGDVIVSISGQRIKSEGDFDALTRLLPLNQPVQCEFIRLGKKRQTEFTLKTLQWSYTPPGWGLTVAQPDKEMARKYQQPGVIVTHIEKDSGLTNVLRRGDFIYQIDDTRIHSLEIFKIVDDYIRDQSRTEIYFERDGVHRVIPVTFNRNNRRR, from the coding sequence ATGATACACTCATGTTATCGCTATAGCTGCATTGCCCTGCTGTCATTGATTGCCTCAATACTTGTAGGTGTGTTTTGTCATCGTGCCTACAGTGCCGAATTCAGTCGGACGACTGCACAGGACGCAGTCACAGCATCGCGGCGCACTGCGATTGTAACAGCGGTTGAAAACGCTAGTCCCGCGGTCGCTAACATCAGTGCTGTGCGCGAACAACGAACTTCATCTGACGATTGGTTTTGGGGTGAAATTCCTATCACTCGTCCGCGCTCGCTTCGAGAAGTAGGTTCTGGAGTCATTGTTGACAAAAAAGGGTATATCCTCACAAACCACCACGTCATTGAAGATGCAGACAGCATCACTGTCACGCTGTCTGATGGGCGGGAATTTGCAGCACAAGTCGTCGGATACGACTATCTTTCAGATCTCGCACTATTGGAGATTAATACAGAAAATGTTTCGCTGCCAGAAATCGAGTGGGGAGATTCAGAATCCCTTTTGATAGGTGAATGGGTCGTCGCGATTGGAAATCCTTTTGGACTATCCACCGGAAACGCTCAACCCACAGTCACAGTCGGCATTGTGAGTGCAACGCAGCGTGCCCTCACTGTTGATAACCGTTATCATGAAGATCTGATTCAGACAGATGCCTCGATTAATCCGGGGAACAGCGGTGGTGCCTTAGTAAACATATACGGGCAGCTTATCGGTATAAACACTGTCATCCGTTCAACCAGTGGTGGTTCGCAAGGTGTCGGTTTCGCTATTCCGGTCAATAAAGCGAGAAGGGTGCTTAAACAGATTACCGAGTACGGCAGCGTCATCCCTCCCGACCTTTCCGTGGAGGCGCAGCCTATAACTGAAGGATTGGCAGAGAAGTTGTCGATATCGCGCAACACTGGGGTTTTGGTATCAGAAATAGAGAAACGGGGTCCTGTTGCTGACGCAGGTATTAAACGAGGAGATGTCATCGTATCCATTTCAGGACAGCGGATAAAGAGCGAAGGCGATTTTGATGCGCTTACGCGTCTGCTTCCGCTCAATCAACCTGTCCAGTGTGAGTTCATCCGGCTTGGCAAAAAACGGCAGACTGAATTTACACTGAAAACCTTACAATGGAGTTACACGCCTCCCGGATGGGGTTTAACAGTTGCCCAACCTGACAAAGAGATGGCACGTAAATATCAGCAACCCGGCGTTATCGTCACACATATTGAAAAAGACAGTGGATTGACGAACGTGCTGAGGCGCGGGGATTTCATTTATCAAATTGACGATACCAGAATTCATTCGCTTGAAATTTTTAAAATTGTGGATGATTATATCCGCGACCAAAGTAGGACGGAAATCTATTTTGAGCGAGATGGTGTCCATAGAGTCATCCCTGTCACTTTTAATAGAAACAATCGGCGGAGATAA
- a CDS encoding Crp/Fnr family transcriptional regulator has protein sequence MVTQQKIPERFWCVKQIDIFSDLAEDDANALARITTFKQLKHEDAISTEGVYLLKEGRVKIYETPPEGEAITLDVLEPGEIFGAIQWEESEAHRNVTAEVLTEATVGVVSAKNFQFFLKRKPHLALLSRKTFGSFVKRYLHRGSGKSGKLNLLISRQKPRRRMTNPLLNIAFRSPASRLALLLQNCADAPKQGRANATHGSQCTLRKLPTRKLARLIGSSVENMEALLNQFKQHGIIEKRYRRIQILDPWQLKKIANARMGTLPPKTVENQENTQTYEQEEPLFAARPTDGR, from the coding sequence ATGGTGACACAGCAAAAAATTCCAGAGAGATTCTGGTGCGTGAAACAGATAGACATCTTCAGCGATCTCGCTGAGGACGACGCAAACGCTCTCGCACGGATAACGACCTTCAAACAGCTGAAACATGAAGATGCCATTTCTACCGAAGGGGTCTACCTGCTGAAGGAGGGACGCGTCAAAATCTATGAAACACCGCCTGAAGGTGAGGCGATCACTTTAGACGTGCTGGAACCCGGTGAGATTTTTGGGGCGATTCAATGGGAGGAAAGTGAGGCACATCGGAACGTCACCGCTGAGGTACTTACAGAGGCGACTGTCGGAGTTGTCTCCGCGAAGAACTTCCAATTCTTTTTGAAACGGAAACCGCATTTAGCATTGCTATCACGGAAAACATTTGGCAGTTTTGTGAAGCGGTACCTACACCGGGGTTCGGGGAAGTCAGGAAAGCTTAATCTCTTAATTTCGCGTCAAAAACCGCGTCGGAGAATGACAAACCCGTTGTTAAACATCGCGTTCCGAAGTCCTGCATCTCGACTCGCCCTCCTACTACAAAACTGCGCCGATGCCCCAAAACAGGGGCGTGCGAATGCTACGCACGGTTCGCAGTGCACGCTACGTAAACTTCCGACAAGGAAGTTGGCGAGACTCATTGGTAGTTCGGTTGAAAACATGGAAGCACTCCTAAATCAGTTCAAACAACACGGAATAATTGAGAAACGGTATCGGCGGATCCAGATACTTGACCCGTGGCAACTCAAAAAGATTGCTAACGCAAGGATGGGAACACTACCGCCCAAAACCGTCGAAAATCAAGAGAATACCCAAACTTATGAGCAAGAAGAACCCTTATTTGCAGCTCGACCGACAGATGGTCGGTGA
- a CDS encoding antitoxin family protein, whose product MKRKKIKATYRNGVIEPLDRIDLPEGQELEVEFSVLQKTPCELSREAKTELIQKMSGSMKGTWGSTVEEIDAYIKSERQSWDREF is encoded by the coding sequence ATGAAAAGAAAAAAGATAAAAGCAACATACAGAAACGGCGTTATTGAACCGTTGGATAGGATTGACCTTCCCGAAGGGCAGGAACTTGAAGTTGAATTCAGCGTTCTCCAAAAAACGCCTTGTGAACTTTCTCGCGAAGCAAAAACAGAATTGATTCAAAAGATGAGTGGTTCTATGAAAGGAACATGGGGAAGCACGGTCGAAGAAATTGATGCTTATATCAAATCAGAAAGGCAATCATGGGATCGCGAATTTTAG
- a CDS encoding PIN domain-containing protein, producing MGSRILDFPAASSHVPSVLLDTSVLIYYLEGIEPYNLLAKEIFQDVVEENIRGFLSVISITEFVAKPLVTEHAIDVEDFKQFLESLPIQVLEINYETADRAGKLRSRYPSVPTPDALIVATALENDCDVFVTNDKRLKKLEVYGVTVIVLKDFIESH from the coding sequence ATGGGATCGCGAATTTTAGATTTCCCTGCAGCAAGTTCTCATGTGCCATCGGTGTTGTTAGACACCTCTGTTCTCATATACTACCTTGAAGGGATTGAACCTTACAATCTTCTGGCAAAGGAAATATTCCAGGATGTTGTTGAGGAAAACATCAGAGGTTTTCTTTCGGTGATATCGATAACTGAATTTGTAGCGAAACCACTTGTAACTGAACACGCAATAGACGTTGAAGATTTTAAGCAGTTTCTCGAATCATTACCAATTCAGGTCCTTGAAATTAACTATGAGACAGCAGACCGAGCCGGTAAACTCCGATCACGATATCCGAGTGTTCCAACACCAGATGCTTTAATTGTTGCGACAGCGTTAGAAAATGATTGCGATGTATTTGTTACGAACGACAAACGCCTAAAAAAATTAGAAGTTTATGGAGTCACGGTAATTGTGCTTAAGGATTTTATTGAGTCGCATTGA
- a CDS encoding glycosyltransferase family 2 protein, translating into MKVSVIIPVLNEEHAIAKVIADIPRTVRASDEQHKATVQEIIVVDNGCTDNTAAIAQQNGARIVVEPRRGYGYACLAGIAALATAAPDIVVFLDGDYSDYPADMPQLLSPILEGKASLVIGARSAGSARDALLPQARFGNWLACFLIRRFFGVCYTDLGPFRAIRYSELLRLNMQDKTFGWTVEMQLKAAKQGIPVCEVPVRYRKRIGTSKITGTFTGTLKAGYKILTTLFYHRFLT; encoded by the coding sequence ATGAAGGTATCTGTCATCATTCCAGTCCTTAATGAAGAACACGCCATTGCCAAAGTCATCGCCGATATTCCAAGAACCGTGCGGGCATCTGATGAGCAGCACAAAGCCACAGTACAGGAGATTATCGTCGTTGATAACGGCTGTACCGACAACACCGCTGCGATCGCACAACAGAACGGGGCAAGGATTGTGGTTGAACCTCGGCGGGGATACGGATACGCCTGTCTTGCAGGGATTGCTGCGCTTGCGACAGCAGCACCGGATATCGTGGTTTTTCTCGATGGCGACTATAGCGACTATCCTGCCGACATGCCGCAACTCCTGTCTCCTATACTTGAAGGTAAAGCCTCCCTTGTCATCGGTGCGAGAAGCGCGGGCAGTGCAAGGGACGCGTTGTTACCGCAAGCGCGTTTCGGCAATTGGCTCGCCTGTTTCTTGATACGGCGTTTCTTTGGCGTTTGCTATACAGATTTGGGTCCCTTTCGAGCGATCCGATACTCTGAATTGCTACGCCTGAACATGCAGGATAAAACCTTCGGGTGGACGGTTGAGATGCAACTCAAGGCTGCGAAACAGGGAATCCCTGTGTGTGAAGTACCTGTCCGTTATCGCAAACGAATCGGCACCTCCAAAATTACTGGCACATTCACTGGCACCCTCAAAGCAGGCTATAAGATACTGACTACCCTTTTTTATCACCGTTTTTTGACATAA
- a CDS encoding MoxR family ATPase, which translates to MPATEEVQAIEELMESQELILAQLKKVIVGQEEVINQMLMALFAGGHCLLEGVPGLAKTLIIRTLAQILNLKFKRIQFTPDLMPADITGTDVLEEDRTTGHRTIRFIQGPIFANILLADEINRTPPKTQAALLEAMQEYNVTAGGNEYELERPFFVLATQNPIEQEGTYPLPEAQLDRFMFKIVIDYPTEVEETDIVSTTTGAEIPELETTLSGHTIVALHNIVRRVPAADNVVQYAVKIARATRPKEEDAPDFIQQWVRWGAGPRAGQYLILGAKARAILRGRYNASCEDVKSVAPSVLRHRVLTNFHAEAEGIDSDTVIQRLLDTVQEPAVKL; encoded by the coding sequence ATGCCAGCAACAGAAGAAGTTCAAGCGATAGAAGAATTGATGGAAAGCCAAGAATTGATCTTGGCACAACTCAAAAAAGTAATAGTTGGGCAAGAGGAAGTTATCAATCAGATGTTGATGGCACTTTTTGCTGGGGGACACTGCTTGTTAGAAGGGGTACCCGGACTCGCCAAAACCCTCATAATTCGGACTTTGGCGCAAATTCTGAACTTAAAATTCAAGCGAATCCAGTTCACCCCGGACCTGATGCCTGCCGACATCACCGGCACCGATGTGCTTGAGGAAGACCGAACAACAGGACATCGGACGATCCGGTTCATCCAAGGACCGATTTTCGCGAACATCCTCCTCGCCGATGAGATTAACCGGACACCCCCGAAAACACAAGCCGCGCTCTTGGAAGCCATGCAAGAATATAACGTCACCGCTGGCGGTAATGAATACGAATTGGAACGCCCCTTCTTTGTACTCGCTACACAGAATCCGATTGAGCAAGAGGGAACATATCCACTTCCAGAGGCGCAATTGGACCGGTTCATGTTCAAAATCGTCATCGACTATCCGACAGAGGTAGAAGAGACAGACATCGTTTCAACAACGACCGGGGCGGAGATACCTGAACTTGAAACCACGCTCTCTGGACACACTATCGTAGCACTCCATAATATTGTGAGGCGTGTACCCGCCGCCGACAACGTCGTACAATACGCCGTGAAAATTGCGCGTGCGACGCGTCCGAAAGAAGAAGATGCCCCCGATTTCATCCAACAGTGGGTCCGATGGGGCGCAGGCCCCCGTGCCGGACAGTATCTCATCTTAGGTGCGAAAGCCCGAGCCATCCTACGTGGACGCTATAACGCTTCTTGTGAAGATGTGAAATCTGTCGCGCCTTCGGTTCTACGCCATCGTGTCCTAACCAATTTCCATGCTGAGGCTGAAGGCATTGACTCCGACACCGTCATCCAACGCTTACTTGACACGGTCCAGGAGCCTGCCGTGAAATTGTGA
- a CDS encoding tetratricopeptide repeat protein, which produces MKLQLPTLIAVCLAILLIGGMYFFGRDKAELGIAVNLESEEFKQIRTHATDAFNAGKHQQAIELYSTALKMRPENAEIYNDLGTVYYEQGLKYAGPSWPSWEKELREESVEEAIAELKLAIDKTGSGAIILKTRDDAVADAVEEEAKQLDGTVYRQRWENETTLSILIGQTKVFLLRARDHYIRALDLKPTHSVAYRNLGSFYMKVGRTDKALDYYQEAYKLDPRDDELEEYLNQFRK; this is translated from the coding sequence ATGAAATTGCAACTACCGACACTTATCGCTGTTTGCCTTGCTATATTGCTAATTGGTGGCATGTATTTCTTTGGCAGAGACAAGGCAGAATTGGGAATCGCCGTCAATTTGGAAAGTGAAGAGTTCAAACAGATCCGCACACATGCCACTGACGCGTTCAACGCGGGAAAACATCAACAAGCCATTGAACTCTACAGCACAGCGTTAAAGATGCGACCAGAAAACGCTGAGATCTATAATGACCTCGGTACCGTTTACTACGAGCAAGGACTCAAATACGCTGGACCGAGTTGGCCCTCATGGGAAAAGGAGTTAAGAGAGGAGTCTGTTGAAGAAGCCATCGCAGAACTCAAACTCGCCATTGATAAAACAGGGTCGGGTGCCATCATACTCAAAACACGGGATGATGCCGTTGCCGATGCTGTTGAGGAAGAGGCAAAACAACTCGATGGAACCGTCTATAGGCAACGTTGGGAAAATGAAACAACGTTGAGCATTCTGATTGGGCAAACGAAAGTCTTCCTGTTACGAGCCCGCGATCATTACATTCGTGCTTTAGATCTGAAACCGACGCACAGTGTTGCGTATCGTAACCTCGGTTCGTTTTATATGAAGGTGGGGAGAACCGACAAAGCACTTGACTATTATCAGGAAGCGTATAAGTTAGATCCGAGGGATGATGAGTTGGAAGAATATCTGAATCAATTCAGAAAGTAA
- a CDS encoding antitoxin family protein, with amino-acid sequence MKRKKIKATYRNGVIEPLDRIDLPEGQELEVEFSVLQKTPREPIPEEATQTYTALIRQSEGWWIGWILEVHGVIGQERTRSELLDTLQITLREILEYETPEVSLRTESEVEKIKTSDILEFGDHGASYQTESGFEEVKINV; translated from the coding sequence ATGAAAAGAAAAAAGATAAAAGCAACATACAGAAACGGCGTTATTGAACCGTTGGATAGGATTGACCTTCCCGAAGGGCAGGAACTTGAGGTCGAATTCAGCGTTCTCCAAAAAACGCCTCGTGAACCTATTCCTGAAGAAGCAACGCAAACCTATACGGCTCTTATCCGGCAGAGCGAGGGATGGTGGATCGGGTGGATATTGGAAGTCCATGGGGTTATAGGTCAAGAACGAACGAGAAGTGAATTGTTAGATACGTTGCAAATCACACTTCGCGAAATATTAGAATATGAAACGCCGGAAGTGTCTCTCCGAACTGAAAGTGAGGTTGAGAAGATAAAAACTTCTGACATCTTAGAGTTCGGCGATCACGGCGCATCGTATCAAACTGAAAGTGGATTTGAAGAAGTAAAAATTAATGTATGA
- a CDS encoding M28 family peptidase, translated as MSKKNPYLQLDRQMVGDIYTSQEVMDNLTVLCDEYGARFAGTPEELEAANFIADCFKRYGLQNVRLEDYPYAGWTRGTATLEVIEPIRRTLHCISLPYCPAGDMTTELVSAGYGSPDEYSALGNATNKLVMAKSASPPDLGRWVHRKEKFERAVLAGASGFIFVSEHPGVGPETGSLQNDRPAPIPGISVCKEDGEFLARLMARGNGKVILKLQTTDVNEPRTSWNVVADLPGRENSEEMVVVGCHYDGHDISQGAHDPASGMVSVIEAARVLSTYAADSLKGTVRFIAFGTEEIGLTGAFRYVDAHASELDNIRFMLNMDAAGGASRKGIVLHHWNTLGPFFNEAREQMHAEMPVGQKVHSYSDHFPFFLKGVPSSHIGDPEAPPGGRGFGHTAYDTLDKVELANLRAASATGARIALRCANADDFPAKRRDAAAVQEIVDTDPGLEGYRISLKLTSG; from the coding sequence ATGAGCAAGAAGAACCCTTATTTGCAGCTCGACCGACAGATGGTCGGTGACATCTATACTTCGCAAGAAGTGATGGACAATCTGACAGTCTTATGTGATGAATACGGTGCCCGGTTCGCTGGAACGCCGGAGGAACTTGAGGCTGCAAACTTTATTGCAGATTGTTTCAAACGATATGGACTCCAAAACGTTAGACTTGAGGATTATCCGTATGCGGGTTGGACGCGTGGCACGGCGACGCTTGAGGTGATTGAACCGATTCGTCGAACATTGCACTGCATTTCGCTCCCTTATTGCCCCGCTGGTGATATGACCACTGAACTTGTCTCTGCGGGATATGGCAGCCCTGACGAATATAGTGCCCTCGGTAATGCCACCAATAAACTGGTTATGGCGAAAAGTGCCTCACCGCCCGATCTCGGCAGATGGGTACATCGCAAGGAGAAATTTGAACGCGCCGTACTCGCTGGAGCGAGTGGCTTCATTTTTGTGAGTGAACATCCGGGTGTCGGTCCTGAGACGGGAAGCCTTCAAAACGACAGACCCGCGCCTATTCCCGGCATATCCGTTTGCAAGGAGGATGGCGAATTCTTAGCGCGATTGATGGCACGCGGAAACGGGAAAGTAATACTGAAACTTCAGACGACCGATGTCAACGAACCCCGCACCTCATGGAACGTCGTCGCAGATTTGCCCGGACGTGAGAACAGCGAAGAGATGGTGGTTGTTGGCTGCCACTACGATGGACACGATATTTCGCAAGGGGCGCACGATCCCGCTTCAGGGATGGTGTCCGTCATAGAAGCGGCGCGTGTTCTCTCTACCTACGCCGCTGATTCGCTCAAGGGCACCGTTCGGTTCATCGCTTTCGGGACGGAAGAGATTGGGCTTACGGGTGCGTTTCGTTATGTCGATGCACATGCATCCGAATTAGACAACATTCGGTTCATGCTCAATATGGATGCGGCAGGTGGTGCGAGCCGTAAAGGTATCGTCCTCCATCACTGGAACACGTTGGGACCTTTCTTCAACGAGGCGCGCGAGCAGATGCACGCCGAAATGCCGGTTGGACAAAAGGTGCATTCTTACTCCGACCATTTTCCATTCTTTCTCAAGGGTGTGCCTTCAAGCCATATCGGTGACCCAGAGGCACCTCCCGGAGGTAGGGGGTTCGGTCACACCGCTTATGATACGTTAGACAAGGTGGAATTAGCGAATCTACGCGCTGCTAGTGCAACGGGTGCAAGGATAGCCCTCCGATGTGCGAACGCGGATGATTTTCCTGCGAAACGACGGGACGCAGCAGCGGTTCAAGAAATCGTTGATACGGACCCGGGGTTAGAGGGATATCGGATTTCGCTGAAGTTGACAAGCGGATAG